From a single Zygotorulaspora mrakii chromosome 2, complete sequence genomic region:
- the FMP40 gene encoding Fmp40p (similar to Saccharomyces cerevisiae YPL222W; ancestral locus Anc_6.242), with product MGECRHILKVLKESGRSRFIKELTPDALVPTIEKAIKIANEEEQNQNDDSESDQRLRDKAFHTPRTVSRGCHFAYTIPEKRPHYNTLLKSPSAHAALDLHMDDSLEKLLSGENFYYSASRGIFPYSTVYAGFQFGEFAGQLGDGRVVNLFDVIDSTATLQTLELKGSGLTPFSRFADGKAVLRSSIREFIISEALYNIGIPSTRALQITLLPGTRAQRGMISEPTAVVCRVAPSWLRLGSFDLFRWKPDLKGLLKLTDYTINEVFSHGKEFPKNLSINIFKKDFFPYEDEAPRPINTIEGVTQYDLLFRHVARKNANCVAYWQAYGFLNGVLNTDNVSIMGLSMDFGPFNFLDKYQPNYTPNHDDILGRYSYENQPAVIWWNIIQFAQSLSILIGAGKKHIGLVKSLQDTMGPLDKRVENEIVIRANDLTRAVNNEYKFIHLTKYAVLMSKRLGIELNIPETFTNKEEIEKSVQIVEKFRNDVLEPLFTILKRTQIDYNNFFVNLQNFKGGFIDISEDGINGLNTKFASIFFSIEQLKKLRNFYAGNRRPLTTDAGETRLITETYDELIKWANQCSNYIVDDDTRISIAKKHNPLFIPRSWILQEVIDDFMHNQKAKLMNADEEVDTTLLQKLYLMSSNPFNPDRWDSSLKPEVEKRWANLNDIDDPSKFMQKNSCSS from the coding sequence ATGGGTGAATGCAGACATATTTTGAAGGTTCTCAAAGAATCGGGTAGGTCCAGGTTTATAAAAGAGCTCACACCAGATGCACTAGTTCCCACTATTGAGAAGGCTATAAAAATtgcaaatgaagaagaacaaaaccAAAACGATGATTCTGAATCCGACCAACGTCTCAGAGACAAAGCATTCCACACTCCACGTACTGTTTCTCGTGGTTGCCATTTTGCATATACTATACCAGAAAAGCGGCCTCACTATAATACTTTGTTAAAATCTCCATCGGCGCATGCTGCCTTGGACCTTCACATGGATGATAGTTTGGAAAAGCTACTCTCAGGTGAAAACTTCTACTACTCAGCTTCCAGAGGAATTTTTCCTTATAGCACGGTTTATGCAGGATTTCAGTTTGGAGAATTTGCAGGGCAATTGGGGGATGGAAGAGTAGTTAATCTTTTCGACGTAATAGATTCCACAGCAACCTTGCAGACGCTAGAGTTGAAGGGTAGTGGGTTGACTCCTTTCTCCAGGTTTGCAGATGGTAAAGCCGTTTTGAGATCCTCAATACGCGAATTTATCATCAGTGAAGCCCTTTACAATATCGGCATTCCGTCTACTAGAGCCTTACAAATAACACTACTTCCCGGAACAAGGGCTCAAAGAGGTATGATTTCCGAACCAACTGCTGTGGTCTGTAGGGTGGCACCTTCTTGGTTGAGGCTGGGGAGTTTTGATCTATTCAGATGGAAACCTGATTTAAAAGGACTACTCAAATTAACTGATTATACCATCAATGAAGTTTTTTCTCATGGGAAGGAGTTTCCCAAAAATCTCAGtataaatatattcaaaaaagatttcttCCCATACGAAGATGAGGCACCAAGACCAATAAATACAATCGAAGGAGTTACGCAGTATGATTTACTTTTTAGACACGTTGCGAGGAAAAACGCTAATTGTGTGGCATATTGGCAAGCCTATGGATTCCTAAATGGTGTTTTGAATACTGATAACGTTTCAATAATGGGATTATCAATGGATTTTGGTCCTTTCAACTTTCTAGACAAGTATCAGCCAAATTATACGCCTAACCATGACGACATACTGGGGAGATATTCTTATGAAAATCAACCTGCGGTGATATGGTGGAACATCATTCAGTTTGCACAATCTCTTTCGATTCTCATAGGCGCCGGTAAGAAGCATATTGGACTCGTGAAATCGTTACAAGACACTATGGGTCCATTGGACAAACGTgtagaaaatgaaattgtaATCAGGGCAAATGATCTAACCAGGGCCGTAAATAATGAATATAAGTTCATTCACTTGACCAAATATGCCGTACTCATGAGTAAAAGGCTTGGAATTGAATTGAACATACCGGAAACATTTACtaataaagaagaaatagaaaaatCTGTGCAGATTGTGGAAAAATTCCGCAATGATGTCCTGGAACCCTTGTTCACTATTCTCAAAAGGACTCAGATAGATTACAACAACTTTTTCGtcaatttgcaaaattttaaGGGAGGTTTTATTGATATTAGTGAAGATGGAATCAATGGGCTCAATACGAAATTTGCATCTATATTTTTTAGCATCGAAcagttgaagaagttgagaAACTTTTATGCCGGAAATAGGAGACCTCTCACCACTGACGCCGGTGAAACTCGTCTTATAACTGAAACCTACGATGAACTGATAAAATGGGCAAATCAATGTTCGAACTATATTGTGGATGACGATACACGAATTTCTATTGCCAAGAAGCATAATCCATTATTCATCCCTAGAAGCTGGATCCTCCAAGAAGTGATCGATGATTTCATGCACAATCAAAAAGCTAAACTTATGAATgcagatgaagaagttgacACTACGTTATTGCAAAAGTTATACCTTATGAGCTCCAATCCTTTCAATCCAGACAGATGGGACTCTTCGCTGAAGCCGGAGGTGGAAAAGAGATGGGCAAACTTAAATGACATCGATGATCCAAGCAAGTTCATGCAAAAGAACAGCTGTTCTAGTTGA
- the HOT1 gene encoding Hot1p (similar to Saccharomyces cerevisiae HOT1 (YMR172W); ancestral locus Anc_6.243) codes for MTHMGQLLIGGPNTHITNGIGDGNGHANAVSRDRVDTHGIAVSGIAPVSGADNTAESRIGLGGGRTQQDELAMSLNLALAPEQLSKSPTNTVTHQNANTVSAVNTAANFNNTSAIPSPVINRSSNSIDGSNRSNNKSTGLSGLRTSIHSMASSASSPVVSNDVGSNTMRMFQRMDEMSARLIAMEEMFHKLCKTIDQQSVTIEELKGLNSQLANDLSHKIDHLSQAKEQSKDAADQDSFVTDLLNSITNVSSTYLRKIRSRTDVNKKTSSAEAMNESNQHFLPEYHHGQHYTGNNSNTDSKSNSLHAFEGKRPSNATFTLNPDGIKRRKKHEFMAVDGNSNQAENHNTNGHSTHALNSSQNSGFNSNIPSGAQSYTDLNSINAFGTMSLPNLTLENTGITPLLKYGVNGMHFPKVNENSNSVNNHTSSHEITDNNIPQQQNRLQQMDGVHNKEQQHPQLDKLPKPVNFSVGLDPVRTGTEASINHAGIGNDVVLDEDDDEAGYQEDDDDDNEEEDDGEDDDDDDENEEDEDDEDGDQDTPHEKKSQNKTPKKRKHNRDFGKSSHIDHRLAITDDKNIKAATPKNGKAILLKLDTETEGRSSVINKHRDINYTLLKAPSNVRTIWEEYSVGIDGNPSIKGLEEKYGNKWRLNRNRKTFARRKRLYKFILNGTSKGKSADEMIDILEERRFYKDDNGEVKRRTIGWLQQSLTGI; via the coding sequence ATGACACATATGGGTCAGTTGCTCATAGGTGGACCAAATACGCACATAACTAATGGTATAGGCGATGGCAATGGACACGCTAATGCGGTTTCTCGCGATCGAGTTGACACGCACGGGATTGCCGTATCTGGAATAGCTCCGGTAAGTGGCGCCGATAATACAGCTGAGAGTAGAATTGGTTTAGGTGGGGGGCGCACCCAGCAGGACGAGTTGGCAATGAGCTTGAACTTAGCGCTTGCACCGGAGCAATTATCGAAATCTCCCACGAACACGGTTACTCATCAAAACGCGAATACAGTTTCAGCAGTTAACACAGCTGCGAACTTCAACAATACATCAGCGATACCTTCACCCGTTATAAATCGAAGCTCCAATTCTATTGACGGAAGTAATCGCAGCAATAACAAATCCACAGGACTCTCTGGGCTGCGAACTTCTATACACTCGATGGCCTCAAGTGCCTCGTCGCCCGTGGTCAGTAATGATGTAGGGAGTAATACAATGAGAATGTTTCAGAGAATGGATGAAATGAGTGCTAGGTTAATAGCGATGGAGGAGATGTTTCACAAGTTATGCAAGACCATTGATCAACAAAGTGTTACAATTGAAGAGTTGAAAGGATTAAATTCTCAGCTTGCAAATGATTTATCGCATAAAATTGATCATTTATCTCAAGCAAAAGAACAATCAAAAGACGCTGCGGATCAGGATTCTTTCGTTACGGACCTACTGAATTCAATTACAAATGTTAGTAGTACTTACCTTAGAAAGATAAGGTCACGCACTGACgtgaataaaaaaacttcATCAGCAGAAGCAATGAATGAATCAAACCAGCATTTTTTACCTGAGTATCATCATGGTCAGCATTACACCGGAAATAACTCAAACACCGACTCAAAGTCAAACAGTTTACATGCTTTTGAAGGTAAAAGACCGTCTAATGCAACATTTACCTTGAACCCAGACGGAATTAAACGAAGGAAAAAACACGAATTTATGGCTGTTGATGGTAACAGCAATCAAGCTGAAAATCATAATACCAATGGTCATTCTACGCATGCCTTGAATAGCTCTCAAAATTCTGGATTCAATTCTAATATTCCTAGTGGAGCACAATCATACACAGATTTGAATTCTATAAATGCATTTGGCACAATGAGTTTGCCTAACTTAACTTTAGAGAACACAGGTATCACGCCACTGTTGAAGTATGGTGTAAATGGAATGCACTTCCCCAAAGTTAATGAAAACTCAAATTCGGTTAATAACCATACAAGCAGTCATGAAATTACTGATAACAATATTCCACAACAACAAAACCGTCTGCAACAGATGGATGGGGTGCATAACAAAGAACAGCAGCACCCACAATTAGATAAGTTACCAAAACCCGTAAACTTCAGTGTGGGACTGGATCCCGTCAGGACTGGCACAGAAGCTTCAATCAACCATGCTGGTATCGGCAATGACGTCGTGCTCGATGAAGACGATGATGAGGCCGGTTATCAAGAAGACGATGACGACgacaatgaagaagaagacgatGGCGAAGAcgacgatgatgacgacgagaacgaagaagatgaagatgacgaagatgGCGATCAGGATACCCCACACGAAAAAAAGTCCCAAAACAAAACACCGAAGAAGCGAAAACACAATAGAGATTTCGGAAAAAGCTCTCACATCGACCACCGACTAGCTATCACCGATGACAAGAATATCAAAGCTGCAACACcgaaaaatggaaaagcCATCCTTTTAAAACTTGACACCGAAACTGAAGGTCGCAGCAGCGTCATAAACAAGCATCGTGATATAAACTACACCCTACTGAAGGCCCCCAGCAACGTCAGGACCATCTGGGAGGAGTATTCTGTGGGGATCGATGGTAATCCATCTATAAAAGGGCTGGAGGAAAAGTACGGGAACAAATGGCGGTTGAATCGCAACAGGAAAACTTTCGCTCGAAGAAAAAGACTTTACAAATTCATACTGAACGGTACCAGTAAGGGCAAGAGCGCAGACGAAATGATCGACATACTGGAAGAGAGACGTTTTTACAAAGACGACAATGGGGAAGTCAAACGCCGAACCATTGGGTGGCTGCAACAAAGCTTAACAGGTATATAG
- a CDS encoding transient receptor potential ion channel family protein (similar to Saccharomyces cerevisiae FLC3 (YGL139W) and FLC1 (YPL221W); ancestral locus Anc_6.241), with protein MRLMILWWAVYSLMVPAAIAKRTLVATSLVTCMENSQLTASSFNVTFNPDDRSLHYSLTMATQIDGNITAEVEVYAYGFRIITQNVDLCEVGWKQFCPLNPGNVQVDSIQYVPQHYANQIPGIAYQVPDIDAYARVRVYNNQSENLACVQAFFSNGKTVSQTGVKWATAVVAGIGLLLSALLSTFGNSTAASHISANTMSLFLYFQSVVVVSMEHVHRVPPIAEAWAENLAWSMGLIRISFMQRIFRWYIESTGGNPSLYLTSRTVSLLTQRSLEYLDYFGLVKRATNVLYGNSNVVIFRGIERLGYSSNIENTSIVATGFTFFILCGYVLAGFIMACKYSIELSIRCGWMRNDRFLTFRQNWKTVLKGSLLRYIYIGFTQMLILSFWEFTKRDSPAVIVIACFFIVLSLGLMLWAAYRTWYFATQSIQMHNNPAAYLYGDEVVLNKYGFFYTMFNARRYWWNIAILSYIFVKAVFIAFAQASGKTQSLVVFIIDLVYFIALIYYKPYLDKPTNIMSIFISTVTLVNSFLFMFFSDLFNQSYTVSAVMGWIFFIMNAAFSLILLLMLLTFIGIIIFSKNPDSKFRPIRDDRTSFQRYNANDGTVNPKVANELMALGDVANDHDENWESHLYDQQMSAKVLDEEKSSMNNENSSSSTDKPTLSEKILRKFSLNRTKSKVERDSNDESNDITRLTPDSDQLSNSPPKKYPGVTHIRQASDSQNGLINSYEQEESFKLNQPDIMEDGKELPPKSISRMPERDISLDSMTNDQDPTQKTDILGSKFI; from the coding sequence ATGAGATTAATGATACTGTGGTGGGCCGTCTACTCATTGATGGTGCCCGCGGCCATCGCAAAGAGGACATTAGTAGCCACCTCCTTGGTCACGTGCATGGAGAACTCACAGCTCACAGCGAGTAGTTTTAACGTTACATTCAACCCAGATGACCGGTCGCTGCATTATAGTCTGACAATGGCCACACAGATTGATGGGAACATCACGGCAGAAGTTGAAGTTTATGCGTACGGGTTCAGGATTATAACGCAAAATGTCGACTTATGTGAGGTAGGATGGAAGCAGTTTTGTCCGCTGAATCCCGGTAACGTTCAGGTAGACTCTATTCAATATGTTCCTCAACACTATGCCAATCAGATTCCCGGGATTGCTTATCAGGTGCCGGATATTGACGCATATGCAAGAGTCAGAGTTTACAACAACCAGAGTGAAAATCTGGCATGTGTTCAGGCGTTTTTCTCCAACGGTAAGACCGTTTCACAAACAGGTGTCAAATGGGCCACAGCTGTTGTAGCAGGGATAGGTTTGCTATTATCAGCCTTGCTGTCAACCTTTGGTAATTCTACAGCAGCTTCTCATATTTCAGCCAATACGATGTCGTTGTTCTTATATTTTCAATCTGTCGTTGTGGTTTCTATGGAACACGTTCATAGAGTACCTCCTATTGCTGAGGCTTGGGCTGAAAATTTGGCGTGGTCCATGGGGCTAATCCGTATCTCCTTCATGCAGAGAATATTCCGTTGGTATATCGAGTCCACGGGAGGCAACCCATCTTTATATCTTACCTCAAGAACAGTGTCCCTATTGACACAGAGAAGCTTGGAGTATCTCGACTACTTTGGACTTGTAAAGAGAGCAACGAATGTTTTGTATGGTAATTCAAATGTTGTGATTTTCAGAGGTATTGAAAGACTTGGTTACTCAAGCAATATTGAAAACACATCCATCGTTGCTACAGgatttacttttttcataCTCTGTGGTTATGTATTAGCCGGGTTTATCATGGCCTGCAAATATTCCATTGAACTCTCCATAAGATGTGGTTGGATGAGAAACGATCGATTTTTGACGTTTAGACAAAACTGGAAAACTGTTTTGAAAGGATCGTTACTCAGATATATTTACATTGGGTTTACACAAATGTTGATTCTAAGCTTTTGGGAGTTTACCAAAAGAGATTCGCCAGCAGTTATTGTTATTGCTTGCTTCTTCATTGTCCTTTCATTGGGGCTAATGTTATGGGCGGCGTATAGAACATGGTATTTTGCAACACAGTCAATTCAGATGCATAACAATCCTGCTGCTTATCTCTATGGTGATGAAGTGGTTCTCAATAAATATGGATTTTTTTATACCATGTTCAATGCTAGACGCTATTGGTGGAATATTGCAATTTTGAGTTACATCTTTGTCAAGGCGGTATTCATTGCTTTTGCGCAAGCTTCTGGTAAGACTCAATCTCTAGtcgttttcatcatcgatTTGGTGTATTTTATTGCTCTAATATATTATAAGCCCTATCTGGATAAACCAACTAACATTATGAGCATTTTTATAAGCACAGTGACCTTAGTCAATTCCTTCCTGTTCATGTTCTTTTCGGATCTTTTCAACCAGAGCTATACCGTATCCGCTGTCATGGgatggattttttttattatgaATGCCGCCttctctttgattttgttaCTAATGCTGTTAACATTTATTGGCATCATTATATTCTCAAAGAATCCCGATTCTAAATTCAGACCTATTAGGGATGATAGAACTTCATTCCAAAGATACAATGCCAACGATGGTACAGTTAATCCTAAAGTTGCAAATGAACTTATGGCATTAGGTGATGTCGCCAATGACCATGACGAAAATTGGGAATCTCACTTATATGATCAGCAAATGTCCGCAAAAGTACTCGACGAAGAAAAGTCGTCAATGAATAATGAGAATAGCAGTTCCAGCACTGACAAACCTACATTATCTGAGAAAATTTTGCGCAAGTTTTCACTTAACCGGACAAAGAGTAAAGTTGAAAGGGATTCAAACGATGAATCGAATGATATAACTAGATTGACACCAGATAGTGATCAACTTTCGAACTCACCTCCTAAAAAATATCCGGGTGTTACACATATAAGACAAGCTTCTGATTCCCAAAATGGCCTGATAAATTCGTACGAGCAGGAAGAAAGTTTCAAACTAAACCAACCTGACATAATGGAGGACGGTAAAGAATTACCACCCAAATCAATTTCCAGAATGCCGGAAAGAGACATAAGTCTAGATAGTATGACGAATGATCAGGATCCAACTCAAAAAACAGATATTCTAGGCTCCAAATTCATTTGA
- the DDR48 gene encoding DNA damage-responsive protein 48 (similar to Saccharomyces cerevisiae DDR48 (YMR173W); ancestral locus Anc_6.244) — protein MGLFDKVKQYASSGDNNNSRDGNSQQGDFVDKIEGYAGKERVAQFQNKVGKDNFDKLESTVRDRFSKTSINDDDSKKNNSSSSGKNDSYGSGNNDSYGSGNNDSYGSSNNDSYGSGNNDSYGSSKKNSSYGNNDDTGNTDSYGSSNTDSYGSGKKNSSYGNDDSYGSGNTDSYGSSNNDSYGSSKKNSSYGNDDSYGSSKKDSSNSDSYGSNNDDSYGSSKKNSSYGNDDNYGSSKNDSSNTDSYGSSKKNSSYGNDDSYGSSKNDSSNTDSYGSGKKNSSYGNDDSYGSSNNDSSNTDSYGSSNNDSYGSSKKKSSYGNDDNYGSSNNDSSNTDSYGSSNNDSYGSSKKKSSYGNDDSYGSSKNDSSNTDSYGSNNNDSYGSSNNDSYGSNKNNSSNTDSYGSNNNDSYGSNNNDSYGSSNNDSYGSNKNNSSNTDSYGSNNNDSYGSNNNDSYGSSKKNSSYGNDDNYGSSNNDSYGSNNNDSYGNSGSGSYGNDNNDSYGSGDRY, from the coding sequence ATGGGTTTATTTGATAAGGTCAAACAGTACGCTAGTAGCGGTGACAACAACAATTCTCGTGATGGTAACAGTCAACAAGGTGATTTTGTCGATAAAATTGAGGGGTACGCCGGCAAGGAAAGAGTCGCTCAATTTCAGAACAAAGTAGGCAAGGACAATTTTGACAAATTGGAGAGCACAGTTCGTGACAGATTCAGTAAGACTTCCATAAACGATGATGActccaaaaaaaacaattcatCCAGCTCTGGTAAAAACGATTCCTACGGATCAGGTAACAACGACTCTTATGGATCAGGTAACAACGACTCCTACGGATCCAGCAACAATGACTCTTATGGATCTGGTAATAACGATTCTTACGGATCTAGCAAGAAGAACAGCTCGTACGGCAACAACGATGATACCGGTAATACTGATTCGTACGGCTCTAGCAACACCGACTCTTACGGATCTGGCAAAAAGAACAGCTCGTACGGCAACGACGACAGCTACGGTTCCGGCAACACTGATTCATATGGATCGAGCAACAACGACTCTTACGGATCCAGTAAGAAGAACAGCTCGTATGGTAATGATGACAGCTACGGTTCTAGCAAGAAGGATTCAAGCAACTCTGATTCTTATGGGTCGAACAACGACGACTCTTATGGATCGAGCAAAAAGAACAGCTCGTACGGTAACGACGACAACTACGGCTCTAGCAAGAACGATTCAAGCAACACTGATTCTTATGGATCCAGTAAGAAGAACAGCTCGTACGGTAACGATGACAGTTACGGCTCTAGCAAGAACGATTCAAGCAACACTGATTCTTATGGATCCGGTAAGAAGAACAGCTCGTACGGTAACGATGACAGTTACGGTTCCAGCAACAACGATTCAAGCAACACTGATTCTTATGGATCAAGTAACAATGACTCTTACGGATCtagcaagaagaaaagctCGTACGGCAATGATGACAACTACGGTTCCAGCAACAACGATTCAAGCAACACTGATTCTTATGGATCAAGTAACAATGACTCTTACGGATCtagcaagaagaaaagctCATACGGCAACGACGACAGCTACGGCTCTAGCAAGAACGATTCAAGCAACACTGATTCATATGGCTCGAACAACAACGACTCTTACGGCTCCAGCAACAATGATTCTTATGGCTCtaacaaaaacaattcaagCAACACTGACTCTTATGGCTCGAATAACAACGACTCTTACGGCTCTAACAACAACGACTCTTACGGTTCCAGCAACAATGATTCTTATGGCTCtaacaaaaacaattcaagCAACACTGACTCATATGGCTCCAACAACAACGACTCTTACGGCTCTAACAACAACGACTCTTACGGGTCCAGCAAGAAGAACAGCTCGTACGGCAACGACGACAACTACGGGTCTAGCAACAACGACTCCTACGGCTCCAACAACAACGACTCCTACGGGAACTCGGGCAGCGGTTCGTATGGTAACGACAACAATGATTCGTACGGAAGTGGCGATAGGTACTAA